From the genome of Ziziphus jujuba cultivar Dongzao chromosome 6, ASM3175591v1, one region includes:
- the LOC125418863 gene encoding secreted RxLR effector protein 161-like → MAMKNVRCSLAVDSLMYAQVCTLTDITFVVGVIGRFMSNLGLIHYQAVKKVFRYFQGIKDHKLIYCHTNFLDVVGYSDADYKDYVNDKKPTTGYIFIMTGDAMCWWSAKQSVTTSSTIEAKYMAYYEATHHAVWL, encoded by the coding sequence aTGGCGATGAAAAATGTTCGCTGTTCTTTAGCAGTggatagtttgatgtatgctcaagtttgtacactAACTGATATAACTTTTGTTGTGGGTGTgattggtagatttatgagtaatCTTGGtcttattcattaccaagcagttaagaaggtctttaggtatttTCAGGGTATCAAAGATCATAAGTTGATATATTGCCACACCAACTTTCTTGATgtagttggttatagtgatgcagattataaagaCTATGTAAATGATAAGAAACCTACgactggatatatatttatcatgacAGGAGATGCTATGTGTTGgtggagtgccaagcagtcagtgacaacATCCTCAACTATTGAGGCAAAGTATATGGCGTATTATGAGGCTACtcatcatgcagtttggctttaG
- the LOC107403307 gene encoding TMV resistance protein N-like, with amino-acid sequence MAASSSSSSSQEKYDVFLSFRGEDTRVGFTGYLYHALCQKCIHTYMDEQTLESGFEISPTLKRAIQESKIYIIVLSKNFASSTWCLDELVEVLECKRNKNGKNIIPIFYGIDPSIVRKQEQSYETAFANHEQRFYDKLEKVQQWRGALKEVADLSGYHSKNFRFEYELVQQIVGDVLSKLSKFQLTNYGHLIGIEENIKKIESLLSIGSMDVRIIGIWGMGGIGKTTLASIVFQKYAYSHFDGRCFLKDIPERADTYHLRNELLSQLVNSKNVVCTDTPAVGSGFIQDRLRYKNVFICFDNLNGSRNKLKVLLDGYYFAKGSRIIVTTRDKQLVQTVDGKIFELTGLSSVDALKLFCFNAFGQHLPATGYESLSKRITNYTEGNPLALEVLGSSLKSKGVKYWESALQKLETCLDPDIQKVLRISFDGLDDKGIQGIFLDMACIFTREVSKKYVESILNRTEHSDAAIGISALIDKSLLKEEWKWKWKWQWQYNSKGAVLKMHDLLRQMGQGIVFDENNDPGKCSRLWNVKDVCRVLERNTGTSTIEGILLNLENLKKDVEVSPTAFSNMYNLRILKITHIYACINHIPQRVHLLNGLKRMHLPNGLASFVSDEIKYFHWDFYPLKYLPYSSTENLVVLIMRDSQLELLWNEDQPLELEKLKEIDLSFSKHLIQIPNLSRALNLQDIRLQHCTSLVHIPPFFEYLNKLRSLNMTNCKNLEDGIENLPNSLRDITMDGTAIKSLQESIWESKYLKQLHLSGCTNLRKISKISNHMDCLVQIVLREAEIEELPESIENLTVLQRLFLNGCHKIKFLPNSLCKLLHLRLLILEGCSSLQELPPLPHGLENLDIRKCERLKSIAELPSSVRDLKADECKSLETISSRGSPPKPHLFYEYSFMNCLKLDEDTRNNVIVELARLLSLPSQDDVLCFHHIIYPGDEIPEWLSYQTDGGNSVNIHLPENWFKLSFAFCIVSNELDRETDHQYMKLECEFNFKTNTSNSDVCLYKYCREWVGFVFPGTIHSDHVFIFPIIKFHPKLSKVLVPYWSSIYSNITEASFRVSFKNGPIAKKCGFQFCNADKGFEELNGNRSSSNQPNGRRHNSDPLPHNNSKRIKLVE; translated from the exons ATGGCtgcttcgtcttcttcttcttcttctcaagaAAAGTACGACGTGTTTCTTAGTTTCAGAGGTGAGGATACCCGTGTTGGTTTTACTGGATATCTTTATCATGCTTTGTGTCAAAAGTGTATCCACACCTACATGGATGAGCAAACCCTTGAGAGTGGTTTTGAAATTTCACCAACACTTAAAAGAGCCATTCAGGAATCTAAGATTTACATAATAGTTTTGTCCAAAAATTTCGCATCTTCcacatggtgtttggatgaactgGTGGAAGTACTTGAATGCAAGAGAAATAAGAATGGGAAAAATATCATACCCATTTTTTATGGCATAGATCCATCCATCGTGCGTAAACAAGAGCAAAGTTATGAAACTGCATTTGCGAATCATGAACAACGTTTCTATGACAAACTGGAGAAGGTGCAGCAGTGGAGGGGTGCTCTAAAAGAAGTAGCTGATTTGTCCGGTTATCATTCAAAGAATTTTAG GTTTGAGTACGAGTTAGTTCAACAAATTGTTGGAGATGTTTTATCAAAATTGTCTAAGTTCCAGTTAACAAATTACGGGCATCTCATTGGAATTGAAGAGAATATCAAGAAAATTGAATCATTATTAAGCATTGGCTCAATGGATGTTCGCATCATAGGTATTTGGGGCATGGGAGGTATTGGCAAGACCACCCTTGCTAGCATTGTGTTTCAAAAATATGCATACTCTCATTTTGATGGTCGTTGCTTTCTTAAGGATATTCCAGAACGAGCTGATACATATCATTTGAGAAATGAACTTCTTTCTCAGTTAGTAAATAGTAAAAATGTGGTATGCACTGACACCCCAGCTGTAGGATCAGGATTTATTCAAGATAGATTAcgttataaaaatgtttttatttgtttcgaTAATTTGAATGGAAgcagaaacaaattaaaagttttattggATGGGTATTATTTTGCTAAGGGAAGCAGAATCATTGTCACAACTAGAGACAAGCAATTAGTTCAGACAGTGGATGGTAAAATTTTCGAGTTGACGGGGTTATCTTCCGTTGATGCTCTCAAGCTCTTTTGTTTCAATGCTTTTGGACAACATTTACCTGCAACAGGTTATGAGTCTTTATCAAAAAGAATTACAAATTATACAGAGGGCAATCCCTTAGCTCTTGAAGTCTTGGGTTCTTCCCTTAAGTCCAAAGGCGTAAAATATTGGGAAAGTGCATTGCAAAAGTTGGAAACATGTTTGGATCCTGATATTCAAAAAGTGTTGAGAATAAGTTTTGACGGATTAGATGACAAAGGTATCCAgggtatatttcttgacatGGCATGCATCTTTACCCGTGAAGTAAGTAAAAAATATGTAGAAAGCATATTAAATCGCACTGAGCATTCTGATGCAGCAATAGGAATAAGTGCACTCATTGATAAATCCTTACTAAAAGaagaatggaaatggaaatggaaatggcAATGGCAATACAACTCAAAAGGAGCAGTTTTGAAAATGCATGACTTACTACGACAAATGGGCCAAGGGATTGTTTTTGACGAGAACAACGATCCAGGAAAATGCAGTAGACTGTGGAATGTCAAGGATGTCTGCCGTGTATTGGAAAGAAATACG GGAACATCTACAATTGAAGGTATATTATTGAATCTGGAAAACCTTAAAAAGGATGTGGAAGTGAGTCCTACAGCATTCTCAAACATGTACAATCTCCGAATTCTTAAAATAACGCATATTTATGCCTGCATAAATCACATTCCCCAACGTGTGCATCTTCTTAATGGGCTCAAACGTATGCATCTTCCTAATGGGCTTGCATCTTTTGTTTCTGATgagataaaatattttcattgggaCTTCTACCCTTTGAAATATTTGCCATATTCGAGTACAGAGAATCTTGTTGTACTTATTATGCGTGACAGCCAACTTGAGCTGCTTTGGAATGAAGACCAG CCACTTGAGCTCGAGAAGTTAAAGGAGATCGATCTTAGTTTTTCTAAGCACCTTATTCAAATACCAAACTTGTCCCGGGCTCTAAATCTTCAAGATATACGTCTTCAACATTGCACAAGTTTGGTTCATATTCCTCCATTTTTTGAGTATCTCAACAAGCTTCGGTCTCTAAATATGACAAATTGCAAAAATCTGGAAGATGGCATAGAAAATCTTCCAAACAGCCTAAGAGATATAACAATGGATGGGACAGCAATTAAAAGTCTACAAGAAAGCATTTGGGAGTCGAAATATCTGAAACAGTTGCATCTTTCTGGTTGCACAAATCTGAGAAAGATTTCAAAAATCTCGAATCATATGGATTGCTTGGTTCAAATTGTGTTACGTGAAGCAGAGATTGAAGAGTTACCCGAGTCAATTGAGAATCTAACTGTGCTCCAACGTTTATTTCTTAATGGGTGCCATAAGATTAAGTTTCTCCCAAACAGCCTGTGTAAATTATTGCATCTTCGACTGTTGATCCTTGAGGGATGTTCATCACTTCAAGAATTGCCTCCCCTTCCACATGgtttggaaaatttggatataAGAAAATGTGAGAGATTGAAATCAATAGCAGAGCTTCCATCATCCGTACGTGATTTGAAAGCAGATGAATGCAAATCGTTGGAGACAATATCAAGTCGGGGGTCTCCACCCAAACCACATCTTTTTTACGAATATTCGTTTATGAATTGTCTAAAATTGGATGAGGACACACGGAACAACGTAATTGTTGAGCTAGCACGCCTTCTTTCATTGCCCAGTCAAGATGAT GTACTGTGTTTTCATCATATCATCTATCCAGGAGACGAAATCCCAGAATGGCTCAGCTATCAAACTGATGGGGGGAATTCTGTCAACATCCACCTTCCTgaaaattggtttaaattgaGTTTTGCCTTTTGCATTGTTTCTAATGAGTTGGATAGAGAAACTGATCATCAATATATGAAACTTGAATgcgaattcaatttcaaaaccaaCACCAGTAACAGTGATGTCTGTCTTTACAAATATTGTCGTGAGTGGGTGGGCTTTGTTTTTCCTGGAACCATTCATTCAGATCATGTGTTTATTTTTCCCATTATTAAGTTTCATCCTAAATTGTCAAAAGTGCTTGTGCCATATTGGTCCTCCATCTATAGCAATATTACCGAGGCTTCTTTCCGAGTATCTTTCAAAAATGGGCCCATTGCAAAAAAGTGTGGGTTTCAGTTCTGCAATGCTGACAAGGGGTTTGAGGAACTAAATGGAAACAGATCTAGTTCTAATCAACCAAATGGACGCAGACACAACAGTGATCCACTTCCTCACAATAATTCCAAGCGAATCAAGCTTGTGGAATAA
- the LOC107405207 gene encoding LOW QUALITY PROTEIN: large ribosomal subunit protein mL102 (rPPR5) (The sequence of the model RefSeq protein was modified relative to this genomic sequence to represent the inferred CDS: inserted 2 bases in 2 codons; deleted 2 bases in 2 codons; substituted 3 bases at 3 genomic stop codons), translating to MWNGMKTFFFFSFFFFFFFCLFVCTEDSYGKAGIVREAVKIFNKXKEFAVERSVKCCDAYFXVILWRGRYMMAKRYFVLNEGIKPTQHTHNVMLWGFFLSLRLETGKRFYEDTKSRGISPDVVTYNTMIHGYNRFNLIDEAEKLFTVIXGWNLAPIVIWYTTMLKGYVLVGRVDDASKIFEEIKYFGIMPNAFMYTTLLPRLCDADKVPEARLMLLLRXFYLSQLSCQCNAGDLNANAYVLEAMVRLSIPTETGFYGILIANLREVEVYDQAVNFLDKLYKXEIMLMLQNFLKMVPSTYNPMIEYLCNHGLSGKAETFL from the exons ATGTGGAATGGGATGaagacattttttttcttttctttttttttttttttttttttttgtttgtttgtttgtactGAAGATAGTTATGGCAAAGCTGGGATTGTTCGTGAGGCtgtcaaaattttcaaca cgaAGGAATTTGCTGTGGAGAGGAGTGTTAAGTGTTGTGATGCATATT AGGTTATTCTTTGGAGGGGAAGATATATGATGGCAAAAAGATACTTTGTTTTAAATGAGGGGATAAAGCCTACTCAGCACACTCACAATGTTATGCTCTGGGGATTCTTTCTCTCATTGAGATTG GAGACTGGGAAAAGGTTTTATGAAGATACAAAGAGCAGGGGAATTTCGCCTGATGTTGTTACATATAATACAATGATTCATGGGTATAATCGGTTCAACCTGATTGATGAGGCAGAGAAATTGTTTACAGTGATCTAGGGATGGAATTTGGCACCTATTGTGATATGGTATACTACAATGTTGAAAGGATATGTTTTGGTTGGACGAGTTGATGATGCATCGAAAATTTTTGAGGAAATAAAGTATTTTGGTATTATGCCCAATGCTTTCATGTATACTACGTTGTTGCCTAGACTGTGTGATGCAGACAAGGTGCCTGAAGCTCGGCTAATGTTGCTCCTAAGATAATTCTATCTTAGTCAGTTATCTTGCCAGTGCAATGCTGGTGATCTTAATGCTAATGCATATGTTCTTGAGGCAATGGTTCGTCTAAGCATTCCAACAGAGACTGGTTTTTATGGCATTTTAATTGCGAATCTTCGTGAGGTTGAGGTTTATGATCAAGCAGTGAACTTTTTGGATAAG TTGTATAAATAAGAAATTATGTTAATGCTCCAGAATTTCTTGAAGATGGTACCTAGTACTTATAACCCAATGATTGAGTATCTATGCAATCATGGCCTCTCAGGGAAAGCTGAAACCTTTTTATGA